Genomic DNA from Pectinophora gossypiella chromosome 20, ilPecGoss1.1, whole genome shotgun sequence:
TGATTGTAGAGCATCgtgaattttattttgataacgAAATTCCTGATGTTATCGAGATAAAAAGTGTTTTCTTGTGTATAGTTTCTGCGGTGTCCGTTTGTTTTTGTGTGGAATGTGATATCATCGCCTTCCAAGTGGAGCTGCTCAAGAAACTGCTCGCCATGGCTGGCGCGGGCCCATCCGACGGCGAGCCCGACGGATGGGTTGAGTTCTGCGAGCGACAGGCAAAGACCGCCGCCCAGGACGTCGCCAAGGCGTGCCTGCACTACGTACATGCCAGCAACGATCCAGTccggccgccgccgccctcACACAAGGATATTCTCAAAAAATTCGTCGACTGTTTCTCGGAACAGTTTGAGTACGaaatagtcaaattaaaaactcaacACAAGGTTCCTAATGGGACGCACGCCCACGACGAAAGTGATTATTCCGAAGATACAGACTCTCCGAAGATACAGCACAAACCGTTCTTCCGGAGGTTGTCATTCAAAGGGCTGAGGCGCGGCAAGGGTTTGTTTCACAAGCAGCACTCGGATGAAGTGGAACTGTCGTCGAATCTCAACAAACAAAGTAAGACTAAGCTAGCTAAGATAGTGGTAGAGTGTAGGAAAGAGGGCTTAGTGAATTATTTAACTCCGGAAAGTTTGGAACAGCCCGGAGGCCCACAGAAATGGGAGAAATGTAGACTGGCGTTAGTAAAGACTGTCGGTGGCTATATGCTGGAGTTCTACTCCCCACCCAAGGCCCAGAAGCCTAGAAGCGGAGTGTTCTGTTTCCTAATATCAGAAGCTAGAGAAACAACTGCATTAGAGATGCCTGATCATGAAAATACATTTGTATTAAAGGTAAGCAGTGTTACAATTAAGAAAATTAGTATACCTATAATATTTGTTAAAATTCTTTAAGGATTCAGCCTTTAATCATTAGTGAAGCAAAGTTGGTCGGAGAATAAAAATAGATATCTTACATGATGACATAAAACTCATCACCAAAACAAACTGGCCCGGAGTTTAAGTGACAACCACTATATGAGACATCTCAAAAGGACGCACATATGGGATAACATACAGTAGCACCTCAATGAAGGCAGCCTTCTAATGAGGGGGCCTGTCCTGCACGCCACtaaaaccaaaccatcaaaactgcttatggtcagtcgaccgatCGCATTTTCGGCcacaaaaaatgaaaaaaaaaaaaaaacatgcaatgCAGTGCTTTTATATTTGTGGGAAATTAaatcaataaacaaattaaggaaagtaatgaataaattttaaattatttaaaatgaatgtCACAGTCACCAAAAAATCATTACTGCCTtaccattaaaaaataaacaagcggtaAATAAAATTCCAGGCAGACAACAACATGGAGTATGTAATAGAGGCAGCGGACGTGGACGATATGAAGTCATGGTTGGCTACGATCAAGTATTGCATGCGGTCGGCGCCGACGTCACAGCCGCCGCCGGAGTCGCTGGCGGGGCTGCCCGAGCCCGCACCACCCGACCTGCCACCGAGAAGGGACCTGCCAGCTAGCACTAGCAATGCTGACCTTGCTACTGACACGCCCGAGGAGGCTGAACTAGGTATATTTCGAAATTTATTAATGTAGAAGTGCTATTGCCCAATTTGTGGCCACATGTCACTTCTGATCCTTTAtcttagaataaagaataacccTATATTTAGAACCGCGTCAATTCTTATTGGGTATTGGATACCAGTCTTAGTTATATTAGgttttaaatggccgtaaaacTGTAAAGGGGAAGGGCCGCacactgtctcgctcgcacttttAATGTGTACTTTGACGGCAGACAGtttcagtcctttgctgttcgtatcaaaaaggaagaggcaaaacgtttagtgtggATAGGTGGTATATGAAATAaccaattctaagatctgggggggggggggggggcgttaaaatggccacatggaagcaattcatctaagacagcaatattattgctatttgatatttttttgcatTGTGCTTATATGCGGAAATGTTAAGTTgccttcttagatgaattgcttagatgtggccattttaacccccctggccacgacatatccaCAAAATAAGGATAAAACGCCCGCCGACGCCTAGTTGTCCGTaaatggaatggagtgggtggaattaacttgtcaagttcctgcgcacactcaccaaagtgtatcctataaaaaccgacagacaatCTACATACATTCTCGTGATTCGCCTACCATCAGACTTTCGTCTTTCGTCAACCCATAGGTATTCTTTACAAACAACCTTCCAAGCTGGGTTGTAGTGTGGGTGTAATACCATGTTGGCCGGCAGGTTCGATAGCGGAGGAGGCGTGCGAGCCCCGCGTGAGCCTGTCGGAGTGGCCGTGGTTCCACGGTACGCTGGCGCGGTCGGCGGCGGCTGGCTGCGTgctggcgggcggcgcggcgcagcATGGCTGCTACCTCGTGCGCCAGAGCGAGACGCGCCGCGGGGAATACGTGCTCACATTCAATTTCCAGGTTGGTTCCACATACTGCATTTGCACAAGGTAGAGTTTAGAtagataagtacttaggtactgtGTTGCAACGAAATAGGGTATGTAAggtattgcatttttttttttcaagaatgTTTAGGGCCCTGTGTTGAGGTTTTTCCAGCAGATTCTTTtacctggctatacaggttgtgagggTAGTAGTTGGCgtatgagacgtttgttatgtaaaaaatgataaaGGATAAACCTACTGAATATAGATACTTCAGAACTTTtgaagttattattttatatttctaaatGAAAGTTTAAgctatgaaaaataaaacttcattgaatatttttgcttttcatgtagtagttattttttattatattttttaaaaagcatctCCTAAAGTTGGTTGAATGATGTTTATGCCATTGCACAGATTGTatgaaatttaattattataaacggcatttGGCAACGACATTTTGTATACAGGTTATATATGGTCAAATGAAGGACAAATGAATACATgattattgctaaaataaacatCATCCAACTAATAAGAGAGTTAaaaatctcgaaatggttttagaattacCAGGATGTGCACAGACTTCACTTCAGATGTTTCTTTTCCTTTCACAGGGTCGAGCAAAGCACCTCCGAATGACTCTCTCGGAGACCGGGCAGTGTCGAGTCCAACACCTCTGGTTCCCTAACGTCCACGAGATGCTGGAGCACTTCCGCACCAACCCCATACCGCTGGAGTCAGGGGGCACTGCTGACGTCACGCTGACACAGTACGTCGTCTGCCAAGACGACCGTCACCAAGTGAGGGCCACATGATTTGTGATACTCCTAGCTTTATGCCTCGTTTACACTGGGTACTTGACTGTCAACTGGTGTGATAAAAaagattaatttgttttttttacgattttttttaacttcGTAGTACCGAGATtcccagacacaatagttaaacaaactCATGTATCTCAGTGTAAACGagccataataataatgtaaaacataatcacaaaaaagtgcatttaaatatacatttgTCATATACAACGTGCCTTAGCCAATTAGCCATAGcttttataattaatgtaaacTTTACAAGTAGTAGTTAATAAGagtaaaaattatatgacaaaTGTAGCTATGTGTAAAATGTTTTCTAGAGCTCTAAAATTTGTATACTCAGCACAGTGTCATACATTTTATTCTTCATAATCATACAAACTAAAGGGTGAATCtcgtaatttcattttattcagTAATTTTGTAGAATTCATTACACATAGGTAGGACTACAATATGACTGTATTTCGGCTTTCGTAATTTATCCGTCAATGGTGGGTATTGGAGCGGACACAAACTTAAGTTTTAGTTTCACGGCTCgtaaactagtgccgtccttcacttacaaacACGTgctagaaagagatagagctaattttagtCCTATAAATTCTAAATATAGTGCCGTTCACTTCGGACGAGTGCAAAACAAAGGTAAAGCTAATTAGAACTggtaaattaaattgaaattaagttGGCGGTTTATTAACCGCAACCATTAAAACGTGTGGAGTTTACTTCAATTTGAGACTAAAATATCCGATTCAAGTCACTAGCTCAtgtgagaaaattaaatcgaaaaaatgtCTGACTCGGACAGGATTTGAACCTGCAGCTGTTGTCAatccgggacgagcgtgttaaccattacaccaccggaaAAAAATCTTTCGATCTAAGTATCGTCATTAAGACGACCCCtgcgccatctatctagaatattgagtactaatagtACTttaaaaagtcaataaaaagaAAGTCTTGAAATGCACTTTACCTCTTTACTCTATGGTCATTGAACTCAATATATTGAATAATTCAATTCATAGCAAGAGAATTATTGAAGCATTGAATCAGCTTTAAAACTTTCTTGTTTCCCCCACCGATATTCCCAGTGCTATGACGAAACCAAATAATGCTATGTtagagaaaataaatttaatatttcaaGTATATTAATGTCAAGACTCTGTTTTtggcgtgtacagtcatgagcaatataatgtacccactttaggactctgtcgcactaaaatatttgacattgacaaagacttacagttcaatttgtcaaaaaagttaatgtgacatggtaccaaagtgtatacttaatgctcgtgaccgtacagaatTAATTGAGTTTCCATGATTTCTGCCCGGTTATTGGGAATAAGCTCTCCTCTGTTACACAAGACTTAAATGTGTACTATTATGGCCTCAGCCCACTTACAcgactaataaaatatcattcaaaTATGGGTTTTAAGTCATGGCATGACATAGTTTGTATTGACAACATAAACTAGCAGACAGTTCGGTGTCAGCAAGCTTCCCGCCTCCAGACTGCTCGGTGGTTGACCGCCAGCAGTCGTTTTAGTTCCGGGCGGTGTTAGGTGGGAGCAGAGTCGTCTAAATGGGCTAATGACCTTTACACTGATACAAGTGTAATGCTAAGttatatttgggtgaatatcaaaatttcttcgtgaaaaattgggttccgacatgaaaaagatccaaaaggatccttatggatcctttttcatgtcggaacccaatttttcacgaaaaaattatatgaaagttcgccaccaaacttggcaattttgatattcacccatttcgttatttttttatcatatttcTTCTTCGGGTCACCCTTATGTTTGTCGAAAACTCGCACAACTGCAATATAGATTTTGTACTGTTGTGTTTTGTCTTGTATGTGTTTGTATTTTGTCGCTAGCGATGTTGTATATAGCTCGGTAGTTTTACACCCTTattttaagatgttaactcgaagcTTTCTCGACTCCGTCCTTTGCTGAGGCGATCTTAAGGAAGACCTGGAACACAGCTCAAACTCGGTATTCTTAAACAACGCCTTAATCTTATCTCGTTTACTGCAGTGTGGCCGAGtagaggcatgacgtcattattttcgtattattgtGTTGgtagtatgatatgctcgactccagtcagtaaaaaaaaagtttatttcggacatgttccatataggttagtaacaagcaataaacaacttaatctagtgttagtaatagaacgattAAAAAAAAGCACGGCtcgataattacaaaaataaattatatgataATTACAAAGACAACGTACACATTAACAGAACATattactaataagcaggttcccaccgcctggtcaccggtatctgcaagtccacaaaaaaaagaaaaatgtcaagtccagtaaagtcctcaagtcaaGAACGtaaatttcaacttaaaataccaaaattctcagctgaggccgagtccaGTGGAGGAAGTTTCGAGTTTACATCTTAGAATACTAGTGTTAGTGTTACTATAAGACCGGAATTCTCTTAAAAAATATGTCAAAGTACAAATACTGTCCATTTCTATTCTcttctttctttaaaactttGTAGTTGTAAAGAATTTCGATTACAaacatataatttatataggtacatacttCTTACTTCATTCTTCAGAGAATTCTGGTCGATTGTTAGCTTAAACTAGAAAGGATAAATAAATCAGTCTTAAAAAAGAATTTCATAAGcttaagcttacgactatatcccaatcggagtagtcagaggtacatccatcacaagataaactaagtatccacacctcactgagctttctgttagacattTCGTTCTcgtttaataatataatcacGATTTAAATGTAGAATTAGTGATAACCCTGATCGGAGaaggcgtgacttacatcgttaCATCAATGAATTGAAttcgatttttgaatttgaattcatatttggaacatagataatagggtatttgattgggtcaaagataaattataaaatgctaatctagaaatagaagctagtctaagatgataaaaaaacaatctcattttacttttcgatttattttcgaattttatttatgaattaagtaacaatgaatacAACGTTTGACCGATTTTGTTCATGACGTCATAGGTCAGTatctccatacaaactccaaagaaaactttcgtctggacgtttcgtaaaaagtatctcaattgACTTGGTTGTCAAGTAGTACATTGaattcacgcggtttccaggatttctgcccagttaatggcagtAGACTCGCGCCCTATTACATTGGACTTAAAcgtaactggcgaggagtgagtgcgTACTACACACCTCTGTCCCGGAGATACAGATGCTATGTTTTGtacaaaatagtaataataatccaaaataaaaaaataaaagagtaaTAAataggaaagagaggaagggaaagaccaagaagagcttcatggaacagattaaagaaaaggttaacgtcgtgtcttatagggaagtcaaggaattggcctttgatagactggaatggaaaatgctacaccgacaagagcgtggctcttaaatttatgatgatgatgatgtatcttCTTGACATAAACTAGTCTTCCGTCCGCGTGAACTTCGGTTATCGCACGCGGCATGTTTATTCCACCCCTAAGTAattcataatataaaaactactCTATGTTCTTTCCTAATGTCCAGTCTAAAATTGATTGATGACGagtgataataataaaactaatgtTTAGTATAGAAAGATTGATCTATTTATCCACAACTAGTCTCGTTTTGTTGCTCAGTTATTTTATATGTCGGTTTAtcacacgtacagtcatgagcaatataatgtacctactttaggactctgtcgcactaacatatttgacatttagtgagactcacagttcaatttgtcaaaaaagttaatgtgacatggtaccaaagtgtatacatattaatgctcgtgaccgtactataagACTGTTATAAAAAACCAGTCACTCCCAAACACAAGAATAGTAGGTAGTTATATCTACTATTTCATGAAGGTGCCTATTCGAGCAAACACCAACTTTGACAAGACTAAAACTagttctttcttgcacttaatggccccgattccagcctccttattttattttaagttatacccgtcattttcttatgccctgaaaaggaaagggacggatgattgacaattgttaattttaaaatgaatgaataatccgggcgaataaaataggcatctcgctgatatgtaaCCTGTatgacgtatgctgtcaacttactTGTCGGGTTATTActcgatagaattaagttgttGTTGTAGAGGCGATTTGGcctattggccaatataaaattttgggagggttttttaattCTGTCgactacccgtccctttccatttcgtcGGATAAAAAAGTGACaggttaaacttaaaataaaattagatggtgtctacaggaattagcaccaaagtAAGTAAAGGACAGCACTAATTTCAGAGCTGTCGAACTAAAATCAGGTTAAGTTCGTGTTCGCCCGAATAGaaactagggggttaaaatggccacatcgaagcaattcatctaagaaaacaatattgctatttgattgcattgcgcacttacttttttgtttatgcgcaaatgtcaatgtagttaggtttttttagatgaattgcttcgatgtggccattttaaccccacgCACCTCCCCCCTCCCCCCTTATTTTGAAAacaagcgccattttgaaaaatcacattctgaaaacatcgatttctttcaattcatttcattccgagtaaaaattgagaccgcAAATTTATTGCCTGGATTGAATGAAACAAGTTTGTCTATTGCGcggttttaacaaaaaaaaaacatccgaaTGTGAATTTCCAAATAAGCGCTTACGTAGAcgatatattggccccgattcctgcagacatctcttaattttactttaagttatacctgtcattttcttatccgccgaaaaagaaagggacggatgattgacagctcttaattttaggaagaatgagtaaataaatgaataacccgggcgaatttttagacggttgttttagatttgtgcttaaaattgacgtgtgttccataaattttatgcttgtcgattacccgtccctttccttttcggcggataagaaaatgacagatataacttaaaataaaattagatggtgtttacaggaattagcaccattatggaTGTTAAACCTGCATTAATTTGCAATGTATGCGACTATGTGTAGATTAGGATTGATTTCACAATAATTCGTTCAAATGATATATatagtttttatatatataactgataagtatatatatagCTGATATAGCAGCAATAA
This window encodes:
- the LOC126376381 gene encoding SH2B adapter protein 2, giving the protein NLVIVEHREFYFDNEIPDVIEIKSVFLCIVSAVSVCFCVECDIIAFQVELLKKLLAMAGAGPSDGEPDGWVEFCERQAKTAAQDVAKACLHYVHASNDPVRPPPPSHKDILKKFVDCFSEQFEYEIVKLKTQHKVPNGTHAHDESDYSEDTDSPKIQHKPFFRRLSFKGLRRGKGLFHKQHSDEVELSSNLNKQSKTKLAKIVVECRKEGLVNYLTPESLEQPGGPQKWEKCRLALVKTVGGYMLEFYSPPKAQKPRSGVFCFLISEARETTALEMPDHENTFVLKADNNMEYVIEAADVDDMKSWLATIKYCMRSAPTSQPPPESLAGLPEPAPPDLPPRRDLPASTSNADLATDTPEEAELGSIAEEACEPRVSLSEWPWFHGTLARSAAAGCVLAGGAAQHGCYLVRQSETRRGEYVLTFNFQGRAKHLRMTLSETGQCRVQHLWFPNVHEMLEHFRTNPIPLESGGTADVTLTQYVVCQDDRHQLVTHGSDVRMRRAELEALSVASGAHHDTRAVDNQYSFV